From Oryza sativa Japonica Group chromosome 4, ASM3414082v1, one genomic window encodes:
- the LOC4337313 gene encoding beta-fructofuranosidase, insoluble isoenzyme 5, protein MCPVNGKLQLHDGRTAYHFQPAKFWQNDPNGPLYHNGLYHFFYQYNPHGPLWDTGKLSWGHSVSGDLVNWAFLGTAIDPTDPFDVNGCWSGSATVLLGGRPAFLYTGRDAGGVQVQNVSFAKNPLDPLLREWEKPSCNPIIAFPADVINNNFRDPTTAWLGRDGLWRMVVAAEVAGAGSALVYRSADFLRWERNAAPMHSSAAVPVLECPDFFPVAEHGIDGLDTSANGGGTGVKHVLKLSEFDTHQDFYMVGRYDDEGDTFSPEEPDRGDNCRRWRCLDYGQAYAAKSFFDARRNRRVQWLWVNEYDSKADDVAKGWAGVQAFPRKVWLDGDGKQLLQWPVDEIETLRTKRVGLQGTEVKAGGLHEIVGVASSQADVEVVFEIPNLEDEAESFDPDWLDPHKLCKDKGAASAHGGVGPFGLIVMASGDLQEQTAVFFRVFKHHGKYKVFMCTDLTRSSTKADVYKDAYGGFVDVDIQKDKSISLRTLIDHSMIESFGGGGRACITTRVYPEHAATSSSHLYVFNNGSGTVNVSKLEAWEMATATVNSADALDAITRS, encoded by the exons ATGTGCCCTGTGAACGGAAAGCTGCAGCTGCACGATGGCAGAACTGCCTACCACTTCCAGCCTGCCAAGTTCTGGCAGAATG ATCCAAATG GGCCTCTGTACCACAACGGTTTGTACCATTTCTTCTACCAGTACAACCCGCACGGCCCGCTCTGGGACACCGGCAAGCTCTCCTGGGGCCACTCCGTCTCCGGCGACCTCGTGAACTGGGCCTTCCTCGGCACGGCGATCGACCCCACCGACCCGTTCGATGTCAACGGATGCTGGTCGGGCTCCGCCAccgtcctcctcggcggccgccCCGCCTTCCTCTACACCGGCAgggacgccggcggcgtgcaGGTGCAGAACGTGTCCTTCGCCAAGAACCCGCTCGACCCGCTCCTCCGCGAGTGGGAGAAGCCCAGCTGCAACCCGATCATCGCCTTCCCCGCCGACGTCATCAACAACAACTTCCGCGACCCGACGACAGCGTGGCTCGGCCGGGATGGCCTGTGGAGgatggtcgtcgccgccgaggtcgccggcgccggctccgcCCTGGTGTACCGGAGCGCCGACTTCCTCCGCTGGGAGCGGAACGCCGCGCCGATGCACTCGTCGGCGGCCGTCCCCGTCCTGGAGTGCCCGGACTTCTTCCCGGTGGCGGAGCACGGCATCGACGGCCTCGACACgtcggcgaacggcggcggcaccggcgtGAAGCACGTGCTCAAGCTCAGCGAGTTCGACACGCACCAGGACTTCTACATGGTGGGGCGGTACGACGACGAGGGGGACACCTTCTCGCCGGAGGAGCCTGACCGCGGCGACAACTGCCGGAGATGGCGCTGCCTCGACTACGGCCAGGCGTACGCCGCCAAGTCGTTCTTCGACGCGCGCAGGAATCGGCGTGTGCAGTGGCTGTGGGTCAACGAGTACGACAGCAAGGCCGACGACGTCGCCAAGGGCTGGGCCGGCGTCCAG GCGTTCCCGAGGAAGGTGTGGCTGGACGGCGACGGGAAGCAGCTGCTGCAGTGGCCCGTCGACGAGATCGAGACGCTAAGGACGAAGCGTGTCGGGCTGCAGGGCACGGAGGTGAAGGCCGGCGGCCTGCACGAGATCGTCGGCGTCGCGAGCTCCCAGGCCGACGTCGAGGTGGTGTTCGAGATCCCGAACCTGGAGGACGAGGCCGAGAGCTTCGATCCCGACTGGCTGGATCCCCACAAGCTGTGCAAGGACaagggcgccgcctccgcgcacggcggcgtcggcccgTTCGGGCTCATCGTCATGGCCTCCGGCGACCTGCAGGAGCAAACCGCCGTCTTCTTCAGAGTGTTCAAACACCATGGAAAGTACAAGGTCTTCATGTGCACTGACCTCACAAG GTCATCGACAAAAGCAGATGTGTACAAGGACGCTTACGGAGGATTCGTTGATGTGGACATACAGAAGGACAAGAGCATATCACTCAGAACACTG ATTGACCACTCGATGATTGAGAGCTTCGGAGGCGGTGGCCGAGCGTGCATCACAACCCGGGTATACCCTGAGCACGCAGCAACAAGCAGCAGTCACCTGTACGTGTTCAACAATGGGTCAGGCACGGTGAATGTGTCCAAGCTCGAGGCGTGGGAGATGGCCACGGCGACCGTGAACTCTGCAGATGCATTGGACGCAATAACGCGTAGCTGA
- the LOC4337315 gene encoding indole-3-acetate O-methyltransferase 1 — MTMAMASMKGENVTVSAAAAPRMKKLASMLCMKGGNGDGSYLNNSQAQALHARRMLHFLEETLDAMMERSSSDKLFTAADLGCSCGSNSLFIVDVIVRRVSEAYESRGRDAPEFQVFFSDLPSNDFNTLFQLLPPLLAPVAGSLEECLAAGEGAATATRPYHAAGVPGTFYGRLFPGESIDVFTSTFSLHWLSQVPEEVGDSASPAYNGGRVFVHRATEAVAAAYKRQFQADLARFLRSRAREMKRGGAMFLACLGRSSGDPADQGGAGLLFGTHFQDAWDDLVQEGVVEGEKRDSFNIPVYAPSLQEFRDVVRADGAFAIDRLELVRGGSPLVVDRPDDAAEVGRAMANSCKAVAGVLVDAHIGERRGAQLFERLERRAARHARELVEKMHFFHVVCSLSLAP, encoded by the exons ATGACAATGGCCATGGCGTCAATGAAGGGAGAGAACGTCACTGTATCTGCAGCAGCAGCTCCTCGGATGAAGAAGCTGGCGAGCATGCTTTGCATGAAGGGAGGGAACGGCGATGGCAGCTATCTCAACAACTCCCAAGCTCAG GCTCTGCACGCCCGGCGCATGCTTCACTTTCTGGAGGAGACACTGGACGCGATGATGGAACGTTCGTCCAGCGACAAGCTCTTCACGGCGGCCGACCTGGGTTGCTCCTGCGGCAGCAACAGCCTCTTCATCGTCGACGTCATCGTCCGCCGCGTCTCCGAGGCGTACGAGTCCCGCGGCCGCGACGCCCCCGAGTTCCAGGTCTTCTTCTCCGACCTCCCCAGCAACGACTTCAACACGCTGTTCCAGCTGCTCCCGCCGCTCCTCGCGCCGGTGGCCGGCAGCCTCGAGGAGTGCCTCGCCGCGGGCgaaggcgcggcgacggcgacgcggccgtACCACGCGGCCGGCGTCCCCGGGACGTTCTACGGGCGCCTCTTCCCCGGCGAGTCCATCGACGTGTTCACCTCCACCTTCTCTTTGCACTGGCTCTCGCAGGTGCCGGAGGAGGTCGGTGACAGCGCGTCGCCGGCGTACAATGGCGGGCGGGTGTTCGTCCACCGCGCCAcggaggccgtcgccgccgcgtacAAGCGCCAGTTCCAGGCCGACCTCGCCCGCTTCCTGCGTTCGCGGGCGCGCGAGATGaagcgcggcggcgccatgtTCCTCGCCTGCCTCGGCCGGAGCTCCGGCGACCCGGCCGACCAAGGCGGCGCCGGCCTCCTCTTCGGCACGCACTTCCAGGACGCGTGGGACGATCTCGTCCAGGAGGGCGTGGTcgagggggagaagagggacAGCTTCAACATCCCGGTGTACGCGCCGAGCCTGCAGGAGTTCCGCGACGTCGTGCGCGCGGACGGCGCGTTCGCGATCGACAGGCTCGAGCTGGTGAGGGGAGGGAGTCCGCTGGTGGTGGACCGGCCGGACGACGCGGCGGAGGTCGGCCGCGCCATGGCGAACAGCTGCAAGGCCGTGGCCGGGGTGCTCGTGGACGCGCACAtcggcgagcgccgcggcgcGCAGCTGTTCGagcggctggagcggcgcgcggcgaggcacgCGAGGGAGCTCGTGGAGAAGATGCACTTCTTCCACGTGGTTTGCTCGCTCTCTCTCGCGCCATAA
- the LOC4337316 gene encoding cell division protein FtsZ homolog 1, chloroplastic — MASAACSSSASALVRLTGPIHLCSAPPRGSARRRHASVRCSFAPVETARIKVVGVGGGGNNAVNRMIGSGLQGIEFYAINTDSQALLNSQAQYPLQIGEQLTRGLGTGGNPNLGEQAAEESKEAIANALKDSDLVFITAGMGGGTGSGAAPVVAQISKEAGYLTVGVVTYPFSFEGRKRSLQALEALEKLERSVDTLIVIPNDRLLDVVDENTPLQDAFLLADDVLRQGVQGISDIITIPGLVNVDFADVKAVMKNSGTAMLGVGVSSSKNRAQEAAEQATLAPLIGSSIEAATGVVYNITGGKDITLQEVNKVSQIVTSLADPSANIIFGAVVDDRYTGEIHVTIIATGFPQSFQKSLLADPKGARIMEAKEKAANLTYKAVAAATVQPAPAATWSRRLFS, encoded by the exons atggcgtcggcggcgtgctCCTCGTCGGCTTCCGCCCTCGTCCGCCTCACCGGCCCGATCCATCTGTGCAGCGCCCCGCCCCGTGGgtccgcgcggcggcgccacgctTCCGTGCGGTGCTCGTTCGCGCCGGTGGAGACGGCGAGGATAAAGGTcgtgggcgtcggcggcggcgggaacaaCGCTGTCAACCGCATGATCGGCAGCGGCCTCCAG GGCATCGAATTTTATGCCATAAACACAGATTCCCAGGCGCTTTTGAATTCGCAAGCGCAATACCCGCTACAAATTGGAGAGCAGTTAACTCGTGGACTAG GTACTGGTGGAAATCCTAATTTGGGAGAGCAAGCTGCTGAGGAATCAAAAGAAGCCATAGCCAATGCCCTGAAGGATTCTGACCTTGTCTTCATAACGGCTGGAATGGGAGGGGGTACTGGATCTGGTGCTGCTCCAGTTGTTGCTCAGATATCAAAGGAAGCCGGTTATCTCACCGTTGGAGTTGTTACCTATCCATTCAGTTTTGAAGGACGCAAGCGCTCTCTTCAG GCGTTGGAAGCATTAGAGAAGCTGGAAAGGAGTGTAGACACACTTATTGTTATTCCAAATGATCGATTATTAGATGTTGTTGATGAAAACACGCCCTTGCAAGATGCGTTTCTTCTTGCAGATGATGTTCTTCGTCAAGGTGTCCAAGGAATATCAGATATTATTACA ATACCTGGACTTGTCAATGTTGATTTTGCTGATGTGAAAGCTGTTATGAAAAACTCTGGAACTGCAATGCTTGGTGTTGGTGTTTCTTCCAGCAAAAATCGGGCCCAAGAAGCTGCAGAGCAGGCAACACTTGCTCCTTTAATCGGGTCGTCTATTGAGGCGGCTACTGGTGTTGTGTACAATATCACTGGTGGAAAGGACATAACCTTGCAAGAAGTAAACAAAGTCTCTCAG ATTGTGACAAGCTTGGCCGATCCTTCTGCAAATATAATTTTCGGGGCTGTTGTTGATGACCGGTACACTGGTGAGATTCATGTGACGATCATTGCCACAGGGTTTCCACAATCCTTTCAGAAGTCCCTTTTGGCCGATCCCAAGGGTGCAAGAATAATGGAGGCCAAAGAAAAGGCAGCGAACCTCACCTATAAAgcagtggcagcggcgacggtaCAACCAGCGCCCGCCGCCACTTGGTCTCGGAGGCTCTTTTCCTGA
- the LOC136356247 gene encoding uncharacterized protein gives MAAGSAMVAAGASAMVDPVVGMAAADSAMGTGAAADLEAGDSVAADPPARPSSRSYARLRGLTATRPQEAKEREREPREERRRRLPLAAAAVVEREVRAEAATAAMVALPAHASPPPSSHPPSHTATEHEEAWPHWEELEHREEHGSRLRSPRPPASARRSPPPLAAAAGPRATARRIRSSRSSARRLRSPWPRALARRGPPPPRATAAGLRATHAASARRGRRPPRDCSPHPLVAVAGPPPPLAAAAGPRAARPAASPRRSRRPPPRPPPLSPRRFAAAACILPT, from the exons atggcggcgggctcggcaaTGGTGGCAGCGGGGGCCTCGGCGATGGTGGATCCCGTggtggggatggcggcggcggattcggcgatGGGGACGGGTGCGGCGGCAGATCTGGAGGCGGGGGACTCGGTGGCAGCGGATCCGCCCGCCCGTCCGTCGTCGCGCTCCTACGCCCGCCTACGGGGCCTAACGGCGACGCGGCCACAGGAggcgaaggagagggagagggagccaagggaggagaggaggaggcgcttGCCactggcggcggctgcggtggtggaGAGGGAGGTCAGGgcagaggcggcgacggcggccatggTTGCTTTGCCTGCTCACGCCTCTCCTCCGCCTTCTT CCCATCCTCCATCCCACACGGCAACCGAGCACGAGGAGGCATGGCCGCATTGGGAGGAGCTCGAGCACAGGGAAGAGCACGGCAGCCGCCTCCGctcgccacggccgccggcctccgcgcgacgctcgccgcctccgctcgccgcggccgccggccccCGCGCGACTGCTCGCCGCATCCGCTCGTCGCGGTCGTCGGCCCGCCGCCTCCGGTCGCCGTGGCCCCGGGCCCTCGCGCGGCgcggcccgccgcctccgcgcgccacggccgccggcctccgcgcgacgcacgccgcctccgctcgccgcggccgccggccccCGCGCGACTGCTCGCCGCATCCACTCGTCGCGGTCGccggcccgccgcctccgctcgccgcggccgccggcccccgcgcggcgcggcccgccgcctcccctcgccgcaGCCGTCGGCCCCCACCGCGCCCACCACCGCTGTCCCCtcgccgcttcgccgccgccgcctgtatCCTGCCAACGTGa
- the LOC4337314 gene encoding uncharacterized protein: protein MATAKAATAPPTHRASSPAAASPPYPSAARIADSDCFPQYTASLKCLEANQDKSKCQQQFDDYKECKKREREARLERNKGRSLFG, encoded by the exons atggcgacggcgaaggcagcCACGGCGCCCCCCACCCAccgcgcgtcgtcgccggcggcggcgtccccgcCGTACCCCAGCGCCGCCAGGATCGCCGACTCCGACTGCTTCCCCCAGTACACCGCCTCCCTCAAGT GTTTGGAGGCCAACCAAGACAAGAGCAAGTGCCAGCAGCAGTTCGACGACTATAAGGAGTGCAAAAAGAGAGAG AGGGAGGCTCGGCTTGAACGAAACAAGGGTCGGTCATTATTTGGTTGA
- the LOC4337312 gene encoding beta-fructofuranosidase, insoluble isoenzyme 6 precursor — protein sequence MALAGLPLSVFAIAVHFCLVFSSSSSPPVCPANGHRDRTAYHFQPAKNWQNDPNGPVYYNGMYHLFYQYNPHGALWDVGNLSWGHSVSGDLVNWAALDNALDPTAPFDANGCASGSVTILPDGVPVVMYSGIDARRRQVQNVAFPKNPRDPLLREWTKPGYNPVIPVPADVSPDNFRDPTTAWLGSDGLWRFAISAVADGVGATLVYRSADFLRWERNAAPLHASRDAVMAECPDLFPVAEHGEDGLDLDASAIGGAGAGVRHVLKVSMPDTLEDYYMVGRYDDADDTFTVPPEDLEAHGDDYRRWRRIDHGHLYASKTFYDAGKKRRVLWAWVNESDSEADDVTKGWSGLQSFPRAVWLDEGGRQLVQWPVEEIETLRRKRGVLLGGNEVEAGGLREIGGIAGSQADVEVAFEIASLAGADRLEPDHLRDPDALCGENGAAVHGGIGPFGLLVMASGDLRERTAVFFRVFRLSHGYTVLMCTDLTRSTSRAGVYKPSHGGFVDIDIEKDRAISLRTLIDHSIVESFGGGGRTCMTARVYPEHVATGSSHLYVFNNASDAVKVSKLEAWELATASVNAGDDGLISYGGPVCAAQVQ from the exons ATGGCGTTGGCTGGATTGCCCCTCTCCGTCTTTGCCATCGCTGTCCATTTTTGCCTtgttttctcctcctcctcttctcctccggtTTGCCCTGCAAACGGCCACCGTGACCGAACGGCGTACCACTTCCAACCCGCCAAGAACTGGCAGAACG ATCCGAATG GGCCTGTGTACTACAATGGCATGTACCACCTCTTCTACCAGTACAACCCGCACGGCGCGCTCTGGGACGTCGGCAACCTCTCCTGGGGGCACTCCGTCTCCGGCGACCTCGTGAACTGGGCCGCCCTCGACAACGCGCTCGATCCCACAGCGCCATTCGACGCCAATGGTTGCGCGTCGGGGTCAGTCACCATCCTCCCCGACGGCGTGCCCGTCGTCATGTACTCCGGCATCGACGCCCGCCGCCGGCAGGTCCAGAACGTCGCGTTCCCCAAGAACCCTCGCGACCCGCTCCTCCGCGAGTGGACCAAGCCCGGGTACAACCCGGTCATCCCTGTCCCCGCCGACGTCTCGCCGGACAATTTCCGGGACCCCACCACCGCCTGGCTCGGCAGCGACGGCCTGTGGCGGTTCGCCATCTCCGCCGTGGCCGACGGCGTGGGCGCGACGCTCGTGTACCGGAGCGCCGACTTCCTGCGGTGGGAGCGCAACGCGGCGCCGCTGCACGCCTCGCGGGACGCGGTCATGGCCGAGTGCCCCGACCTGTTCCCCGTCGCCGAGCACGGCGAGGACGGGCTCGACCTCGACGCGTCGGcgatcggcggcgccggcgccggcgtgagGCACGTCCTCAAGGTCAGCATGCCGGACACCCTCGAGGACTACTACATGGTCGGACGGTACGACGACGCGGACGACACGTTCACCGTGCCGCCGGAGGACCTGGAAGCCCACGGCGATGActaccggcggtggcggcggatcgaCCACGGCCACCTGTACGCGTCCAAGACGTTCTACGACGCGGGCAAGAAACGGCGCGTGCTGTGGGCGTGGGTGAACGAGTCCGACAGCGAGGCCGACGACGTCACCAAGGGCTGGTCCGGCCTTCAG TCGTTTCCGCGGGCGGTGTGGCTGGACGAGGGCGGGAGGCAGCTGGTGCAGTGGCCGGTGGAGGAGATCGAGACGCTGAGGCGGAAACGCGGCGTTCTGCTCGGCGGAAACGAGGTGGAGGCGGGCGGGCTGCGCGAGATCGGCGGCATCGCGGGCTCGCAGGCGGACGTGGAGGTAGCGTTCGAGATCGCGAGCCTCGCGGGCGCCGACCGCCTCGAGCCCGACCATTTGCGTGACCCCGACGCGCTGTGCGGGGAGAATGGCGCGGCGGTGCACGGCGGAATCGGCCCGTTCGGGCTGCTCGTCATGGCATCCGGCGACCTGCGCGAGCGCACCGCCGTTTTCTTCAGGGTGTTCAGGCTCTCGCACGGGTACACGGTCCTCATGTGCACGGACCTGACACG GTCAACTTCAAGAGCAGGGGTGTACAAGCCATCCCACGGAGGATTCGTGGACATAGACATAGAGAAGGACAGGGCTATATCGCTTCGAACCCTG ATCGATCATTCGATCGTGGAGAGTTTTGGCGGTGGGGGGCGGACGTGCATGACGGCTCGAGTGTACCCTGAACATGTAGCAACGGGGAGCAGCCACCTGTACGTGTTCAACAATGCGTCAGATGCGGTGAAGGTGTCCAAGCTGGAGGCATGGGAGCTCGCGACGGCTAGTGTCAATGCTGGAGACGACGGGCTGATTTCGTATGGTGGTCCTGTATGTGCTGCTCAAGTGCAGTAA